A genomic window from Pseudoxanthobacter soli DSM 19599 includes:
- a CDS encoding helix-turn-helix domain-containing protein, translating to MTPEQFKDWRTRLGLSQTAAAEALGLSRQSIENYERGRRREDERPVVIPKAVALACAAVWHRLEPWGT from the coding sequence ATGACGCCCGAACAGTTCAAGGATTGGCGCACCCGGCTGGGGTTATCCCAAACCGCCGCCGCCGAAGCGCTCGGCCTCTCGCGGCAGTCCATCGAGAATTACGAGCGAGGCCGCCGCCGCGAGGATGAACGCCCCGTCGTCATCCCCAAGGCGGTGGCTCTCGCCTGCGCCGCAGTGTGGCACCGCCTTGAGCCATGGGGCACTTGA
- a CDS encoding DUF2293 domain-containing protein has protein sequence MAGQLCAILPRCAPPGTGSRRTSRREGEKARRREMARRRRTRADDGDLDPRALHESGNGPGRHFARETVQAFLDLDYPHCPPAIRRSVADAVSRRTWAPHARLAQATGIVLGNFARHQFTDYDDLLDYHGLAKDEARLVVEDEMRDVLASWRRGRPD, from the coding sequence ATGGCGGGGCAGCTCTGCGCTATCCTCCCGCGATGTGCGCCGCCGGGAACGGGATCCCGGCGTACGAGCAGGCGAGAAGGCGAGAAGGCGAGAAGGCGGGAGATGGCACGCAGGCGACGGACCCGCGCTGACGACGGTGACCTGGACCCGCGCGCCCTGCATGAAAGCGGCAACGGTCCCGGCCGCCATTTCGCCCGGGAAACCGTGCAGGCCTTTCTGGATCTCGACTATCCGCACTGTCCGCCGGCGATCCGCCGCTCGGTCGCCGACGCTGTGTCGCGGCGGACCTGGGCGCCTCACGCGAGGCTGGCCCAGGCGACCGGGATCGTGCTGGGCAATTTCGCCCGTCACCAGTTCACCGACTACGACGACCTGCTCGACTATCACGGCCTCGCCAAGGACGAGGCCCGTCTCGTCGTTGAGGATGAGATGAGGGATGTTCTCGCAAGCTGGCGCAGAGGGCGGCCCGATTGA
- the ssuD gene encoding FMNH2-dependent alkanesulfonate monooxygenase, with protein MTTDFRSDLDLPPPATETDVLWFLPTHGDGRYLGSDIGARHVTLGYLSQVARAADELGYYGVLLPTGRSCEDSWVIASAMVPLTQRLRFLVAVRPGLTEPAFAARMAATLDRLSNGRLLINVVAGGDPLELKGDGCFWNHDERYEATGEFLTIWRRLLSGEADVTFKGKHLAIEGGKLLYPPVQSPYPPLYFGGSSEAGHKAAAEHIDVYLTWGEPPEAVARKIANAKAVAAAHGRTFSFGIRLHVIVRETSAEAWKAAEDLISHVDEEAIATAQKAFSRFDSVGQRRMAELHGGRRDKLEVSPNLWAGVGLVRGGAGTALVGNPDEVAERMKDYMALGIDRFILSGYPHLEECYRFAELVFPKLPLKRTTGNDLGPARNAGPFGEVIANVVAPSHRKAVSAG; from the coding sequence ATGACCACCGACTTCCGAAGCGATCTCGATCTTCCGCCGCCCGCTACCGAAACGGACGTGCTCTGGTTCCTGCCGACCCACGGCGACGGCCGCTATCTCGGCAGCGACATCGGTGCGCGCCACGTCACGCTCGGTTATCTCAGCCAGGTCGCGCGCGCGGCCGACGAACTCGGCTATTATGGCGTGCTCCTGCCGACCGGAAGGTCGTGCGAGGACTCCTGGGTGATCGCCTCGGCGATGGTGCCGCTGACCCAGCGCCTGCGTTTCCTCGTCGCCGTGCGGCCGGGCCTGACGGAGCCGGCATTCGCGGCGCGGATGGCCGCCACCCTCGACCGGCTTTCGAATGGCCGGCTGCTGATCAATGTCGTGGCCGGCGGCGATCCGCTGGAGCTGAAAGGCGACGGCTGCTTCTGGAACCATGACGAGCGCTACGAGGCGACGGGCGAGTTCCTGACCATCTGGCGGCGCCTGCTGTCGGGAGAGGCCGACGTCACCTTCAAGGGCAAGCACCTCGCCATCGAGGGCGGCAAACTGCTCTATCCGCCGGTGCAGTCGCCCTATCCGCCGCTCTATTTCGGCGGCTCCTCGGAGGCCGGCCACAAGGCCGCGGCCGAGCACATCGACGTCTATCTCACCTGGGGCGAGCCGCCGGAGGCCGTGGCACGCAAGATCGCCAATGCCAAGGCGGTCGCGGCGGCCCATGGGCGCACCTTCTCCTTCGGCATCCGCCTGCACGTGATCGTGCGCGAAACCTCCGCCGAGGCGTGGAAGGCCGCGGAGGACCTGATCTCGCATGTGGACGAGGAAGCCATCGCGACCGCGCAGAAGGCGTTCTCGCGGTTCGATTCCGTCGGCCAGCGCCGCATGGCGGAACTCCACGGCGGCCGGCGCGACAAGCTTGAGGTGAGCCCGAACCTCTGGGCCGGCGTCGGCTTGGTGCGCGGCGGCGCCGGCACCGCGCTCGTCGGCAATCCGGACGAGGTCGCGGAGCGGATGAAGGACTATATGGCGCTCGGCATCGACCGCTTCATCCTCTCCGGCTACCCGCACCTGGAGGAATGCTACCGCTTCGCCGAGCTGGTCTTCCCGAAGCTGCCTCTGAAGCGCACGACGGGGAACGATCTCGGGCCCGCCCGCAATGCCGGCCCCTTCGGCGAAGTCATCGCCAACGTCGTCGCCCCCTCGCACCGCAAGGCGGTCTCGGCGGGCTGA
- a CDS encoding SfnB family sulfur acquisition oxidoreductase produces MPLSLAKSPPLDNAVGFEADGQPEGVPASFRVPPARVRPARRIASEAEAIAVAHEVAATIARDAALRDRERQLPYEELELISDAGLFAISVPKAYGGVEASAGTVAEVIAILAAADGSIGQIPQNHFFILEALRLEGTEAQKRFFYDRILSGERIGNALSERGTRTAQDHATRITRVGDRYRVDGRKFYSTGALFAHWIAVVANADDGRSTIALLPRDTPGLTLIDDWSGFGQRTTGSGSTVFENAEVDPFALVSIAAVFERPTSMGPFAQIMHAAIDFGIARGAFEEAVRFVRAYTRPWKESGLDHGYEDPHIIAEIGAAKIALDAAEALIARSARFIEEARSDPTPGTVAAASIAVAEAKIAANDAALDISSRLIELGGAHSTLAEHGLDRYWRNARTHTVHDPVRWKYRVVGNYWLNDVNPPRHGAI; encoded by the coding sequence ATGCCTCTCTCCCTGGCCAAGTCTCCCCCCCTCGACAACGCCGTCGGCTTCGAAGCCGATGGCCAGCCCGAGGGCGTACCGGCATCCTTCCGCGTCCCGCCTGCCCGGGTCCGTCCAGCCCGGCGGATCGCGTCGGAGGCGGAGGCGATCGCCGTCGCCCATGAGGTCGCCGCGACGATCGCCCGCGACGCCGCGCTGCGCGACCGCGAGCGCCAGCTTCCCTATGAGGAACTGGAGCTGATCTCGGACGCAGGCCTGTTCGCCATCTCCGTGCCGAAGGCCTACGGCGGCGTGGAGGCGAGTGCCGGCACGGTCGCCGAGGTCATCGCCATTCTCGCGGCGGCGGACGGCTCCATCGGGCAGATCCCGCAGAACCACTTCTTCATCCTCGAGGCCCTGCGGCTGGAAGGCACCGAGGCGCAGAAGCGCTTCTTCTACGACCGCATCCTCTCCGGCGAACGCATCGGCAACGCCCTGTCCGAACGCGGCACCAGGACGGCGCAGGACCACGCCACCCGCATCACCCGCGTCGGAGACCGCTATCGCGTCGATGGCCGCAAGTTCTATTCCACCGGCGCCCTGTTCGCCCACTGGATCGCCGTCGTCGCCAATGCCGACGACGGGCGCAGCACGATCGCCCTGCTGCCGCGCGACACCCCCGGCCTGACGCTGATCGACGACTGGTCCGGCTTCGGCCAGCGCACCACCGGCTCCGGCAGCACGGTGTTCGAGAATGCCGAGGTCGATCCGTTCGCCCTCGTCTCCATCGCGGCGGTGTTCGAGCGCCCGACCTCGATGGGTCCGTTCGCCCAGATCATGCATGCCGCCATCGATTTCGGCATCGCCCGCGGCGCGTTCGAGGAAGCGGTGCGGTTCGTGCGCGCCTACACCCGGCCATGGAAGGAAAGCGGGCTCGATCACGGCTACGAGGACCCGCACATCATCGCGGAGATCGGCGCCGCGAAGATCGCGCTCGATGCCGCGGAAGCGCTGATCGCGCGGTCCGCCCGCTTCATCGAAGAAGCGCGGTCCGACCCCACGCCCGGCACGGTGGCGGCCGCCTCGATTGCTGTCGCCGAGGCCAAGATCGCCGCCAACGACGCCGCGCTCGATATCTCGAGCCGCCTGATCGAACTCGGCGGCGCCCATTCGACGCTCGCCGAGCATGGGCTCGACCGCTACTGGCGCAATGCCCGCACCCACACCGTGCACGATCCCGTGCGCTGGAAATATCGCGTCGTCGGCAATTACTGGCTGAACGACGTCAACCCGCCCCGCCACGGGGCGATCTGA
- a CDS encoding SfnB family sulfur acquisition oxidoreductase: MSTSQSAPVIAAPFTDEPPAFNRSPDAHCITTDAEAIAVARVLAAEFAAGAAERDRERRLPAAELDRFSASGLWGITVPRAYGGAQVSFATLAEVIATISAADPSIGQIPQNHLAALDAIRVTASEAQKRLWFGRVLQGYRLGNAFSEANSRHVGAFETTLRPTGEGDFAVNGRKFYATGALFAHYIHIGAVDADGNVVLAIVPRDTPGLKIIDTWSGFGQRTTASGNVEIEGVRVGPEGVIPAYLGGTSPSSNGAVSQIIQAAVDVGIARAAIDDTIRFVRERSRPWIDSGKEQASEDVFTIAQIGDLKTRLHAAEALLKRAGEAIDTIYEAPTEDAVAEVSTRVAEAKVLTTDIAILASNKLHELAGTRSTLGQFNLDRHWRNARTHTLHDPVRWKYFHIGNWVLNGVVPPRHAWN; this comes from the coding sequence ATGAGCACCTCCCAGAGCGCTCCCGTCATCGCCGCGCCTTTCACCGACGAACCGCCGGCCTTCAACCGTTCGCCGGACGCCCATTGCATCACGACGGATGCCGAGGCGATTGCCGTGGCGCGCGTGCTTGCCGCCGAATTCGCCGCGGGCGCGGCCGAGCGCGATCGCGAGCGCCGCCTTCCGGCCGCCGAACTCGATCGTTTCTCCGCCAGCGGGCTCTGGGGCATCACGGTGCCGCGGGCATATGGCGGCGCCCAGGTCTCATTCGCGACCCTTGCCGAGGTCATCGCGACCATCTCGGCGGCCGATCCTTCCATCGGCCAGATTCCCCAGAACCACCTCGCCGCGCTGGACGCGATCCGCGTCACAGCCTCCGAGGCGCAGAAGCGGCTCTGGTTCGGCCGCGTGCTGCAGGGCTACCGGCTCGGCAACGCCTTCTCCGAAGCGAACAGCCGCCATGTCGGGGCGTTCGAGACCACGTTGCGCCCGACCGGCGAAGGCGACTTCGCGGTGAACGGCCGCAAGTTCTACGCGACCGGCGCACTGTTCGCGCACTACATCCACATCGGCGCCGTCGACGCCGACGGCAACGTGGTGCTCGCCATCGTGCCGCGCGATACGCCGGGCCTGAAGATCATCGACACCTGGTCCGGGTTCGGCCAGCGAACCACCGCCAGCGGCAATGTCGAGATCGAAGGCGTGCGCGTCGGGCCGGAGGGCGTGATCCCCGCCTATCTCGGCGGTACGTCACCGTCGTCGAACGGGGCCGTCTCCCAGATCATCCAGGCGGCGGTCGACGTCGGCATCGCCCGCGCCGCCATCGACGACACCATCCGCTTCGTGCGCGAGCGGTCCCGGCCCTGGATCGATTCCGGCAAGGAGCAGGCGTCGGAAGACGTGTTCACCATCGCCCAGATCGGCGACCTCAAGACCCGGCTGCACGCCGCCGAGGCGCTGCTGAAACGGGCCGGCGAGGCCATCGACACCATCTACGAGGCCCCGACCGAAGATGCGGTCGCCGAGGTTTCGACCCGTGTCGCGGAAGCCAAGGTGCTGACCACCGACATCGCGATCCTCGCCTCCAACAAGCTGCACGAACTCGCCGGCACCCGGTCCACGCTCGGCCAGTTCAACCTCGACCGTCACTGGCGCAACGCCCGCACGCACACGCTGCACGACCCGGTGCGCTGGAAATATTTCCACATCGGCAACTGGGTGCTGAACGGCGTGGTGCCGCCGCGCCACGCCTGGAACTGA
- the dld gene encoding D-lactate dehydrogenase: protein MSVPVPPHRPQAVPQDSEAFLAQLRATVGAAHVLTRDSETRRYRFGFRFGSGPVVAVVRPASLVELWRVAEACVASGRIVIMQAANTGLTGGSTPDGDDYDREVVLINTLRMKRVQLISGGTQVVCFPGATLDLLEKTLAPLGREPHSVIGSSCLGATVFGGISNNSGGSLVNRGPAYTELALFGQVGADGVLRLVNHLGIELGDDPVGMLSRLDAGSYGEADIQPGGVASDPDYARHVRDIEADTPARFNADPRRLHEASGSAGRLVLFAVRLDTFPKEPGQQVFYIGTNLPSDLTAIRRHILSSFETLPISGEYMHREAFDIAEVYGKDTFLTIRMLGTRHLPAFFTAKSRFDALAERIGFLPRHLSDRLLQAASRLFPNHLPPRMKEYRDRFEHHLLLKVPARGVDEARQFLDGFFEGREGAYFACTEDEGQKAFLHRFAAAGAAVRYNAIHESKVGGIVALDIALRRNDPDWFETLPDALSAKLEKKLYYGHFLCHVLHQDYIASKGVDPVAVEHEMWALLDARGAEYPAEHNVGHLYKAKETLTSFYRRLDPCNCLNPGLGGTPKCVGWGESDAGEAAAQ, encoded by the coding sequence ATGTCCGTTCCCGTCCCGCCGCACCGGCCGCAGGCTGTGCCCCAAGACAGTGAGGCGTTTCTGGCGCAGCTTCGGGCGACCGTCGGCGCCGCCCATGTGCTGACGCGGGACAGCGAGACCCGGCGCTATCGCTTCGGCTTCCGCTTCGGCAGCGGGCCGGTCGTGGCCGTCGTGAGGCCGGCGAGCCTCGTCGAACTGTGGCGGGTGGCGGAGGCGTGCGTCGCCTCCGGCCGGATCGTCATCATGCAGGCGGCGAATACCGGACTCACCGGCGGTTCCACGCCCGATGGCGACGACTATGACCGCGAGGTGGTGCTGATCAACACGCTGCGCATGAAGCGCGTGCAGCTGATCAGTGGCGGCACGCAGGTGGTCTGCTTCCCTGGTGCCACCCTCGACCTTCTGGAAAAGACGCTCGCGCCGCTCGGGCGCGAACCGCATTCGGTGATCGGGTCGTCATGCCTCGGCGCCACCGTGTTCGGCGGCATCAGCAACAATTCCGGTGGGTCGCTGGTCAATCGCGGCCCGGCCTATACCGAACTCGCCCTGTTCGGGCAGGTCGGGGCGGACGGCGTGCTGCGCCTCGTCAATCATCTCGGCATCGAACTCGGCGACGATCCGGTCGGGATGCTGTCCCGCCTCGATGCCGGCTCCTACGGAGAAGCCGACATCCAGCCCGGCGGCGTCGCCTCGGACCCGGATTATGCGCGGCACGTCCGCGACATCGAGGCCGATACGCCCGCGCGCTTCAATGCCGATCCCCGCCGGCTTCACGAGGCTTCGGGCTCTGCCGGCCGGCTGGTGCTGTTCGCCGTGCGTCTCGATACCTTCCCGAAGGAGCCTGGGCAGCAGGTCTTCTATATCGGCACCAACCTGCCGTCCGATCTGACCGCGATCCGCCGGCACATCCTGTCCTCGTTCGAGACGCTGCCGATCTCCGGGGAATACATGCACCGGGAGGCGTTCGACATCGCGGAGGTCTACGGCAAGGACACGTTCCTCACGATCCGCATGCTCGGCACCCGCCACCTGCCGGCCTTCTTCACGGCGAAAAGCCGTTTCGATGCGCTGGCGGAAAGGATCGGCTTCCTGCCGCGGCACCTCAGCGACCGGCTGCTTCAGGCGGCGAGCCGGCTGTTTCCGAACCACCTTCCGCCGCGCATGAAGGAATACCGCGACCGCTTCGAGCATCACCTGCTGCTCAAGGTCCCGGCCCGGGGTGTCGACGAGGCCCGGCAGTTCCTCGACGGCTTCTTCGAGGGGCGGGAAGGGGCCTATTTCGCCTGCACGGAGGATGAAGGCCAGAAGGCCTTCCTGCACCGCTTCGCCGCCGCCGGTGCGGCCGTGCGCTACAACGCCATCCACGAGAGCAAGGTCGGCGGCATCGTCGCGCTCGACATCGCGCTGCGCCGCAACGATCCGGACTGGTTCGAGACACTGCCGGACGCGCTTTCCGCGAAGCTCGAGAAGAAGCTCTATTACGGCCACTTTCTGTGCCACGTGCTTCACCAGGATTACATCGCAAGCAAGGGCGTGGATCCGGTTGCTGTGGAGCACGAGATGTGGGCGCTGCTCGACGCGCGCGGCGCCGAATATCCGGCCGAGCACAATGTCGGCCACCTCTACAAGGCCAAGGAAACCCTGACGTCGTTCTACCGGCGGCTCGATCCCTGCAACTGCCTCAATCCCGGCCTCGGCGGCACGCCGAAATGCGTCGGGTGGGGAGAGAGCGACGCCGGGGAGGCCGCCGCGCAATAG
- a CDS encoding ABC transporter permease codes for MNFHAIRAIYVSELGRTLRTLFQSIASPVISTSLYFVVFGSAIGGRIATVDGIPYGAFIIPGLIMLALLTESISNASFGIYLPRFTGTIYEVLSAPVSVVEILLGYVGAATTKSILLGLIILATARLFVSFEIAHPIWAAAFLVLTAAAFCLFGFILGIWADGFEKLQIVPILVITPLTFLGGTFYSIDMLPPVWRTVSLFNPVVYLVSGFRWAFYGTSDVSIGISFGMTLAFLVVCVAIITWMFRTGYRLRT; via the coding sequence ATGAACTTCCATGCCATTCGCGCCATCTATGTCTCGGAACTGGGCCGGACGCTGCGCACGCTGTTTCAGAGCATCGCCTCGCCGGTGATCTCCACATCGCTCTATTTCGTGGTGTTCGGCTCGGCGATCGGCGGGCGCATCGCCACCGTGGACGGCATCCCCTACGGCGCCTTCATCATTCCCGGCCTCATCATGCTGGCCCTGCTGACCGAGAGCATTTCGAACGCCTCGTTCGGCATCTATCTGCCGCGCTTCACCGGCACGATCTACGAAGTGCTGTCTGCGCCCGTCTCCGTCGTGGAGATCCTGCTCGGCTATGTCGGCGCGGCGACGACGAAGTCCATCCTGCTCGGCCTGATCATCCTCGCGACAGCCCGGCTGTTCGTGTCGTTCGAGATCGCGCATCCCATCTGGGCCGCGGCCTTCCTGGTGCTCACGGCCGCCGCGTTCTGTCTGTTCGGCTTCATCCTCGGCATCTGGGCGGACGGCTTCGAGAAGCTGCAGATCGTGCCGATCCTCGTGATCACGCCGCTCACCTTCCTCGGCGGCACGTTCTATTCAATCGACATGCTGCCCCCGGTGTGGCGCACGGTGTCGCTGTTCAATCCGGTGGTCTACCTCGTCAGCGGCTTCAGGTGGGCCTTCTACGGCACGTCCGACGTCTCGATCGGAATCAGCTTCGGCATGACGCTCGCCTTCCTCGTCGTCTGCGTCGCGATCATCACGTGGATGTTCCGCACCGGCTACCGCCTGCGCACCTGA
- a CDS encoding ABC transporter ATP-binding protein has translation MESILTVSGVEKVYDNGYRALKPIDLDIRKGEIFALLGPNGAGKTTLIGIVCGLVRPTAGTVIADGHDIAADYRAARAKIGLVPQELATAMFETVWATLSFSRGLFGKAPNPAYLEQVLRELSLWEKKDAKIATLSGGMKRRVLIAKALAHEPQILFLDEPTAGVDVELRRDMWAMVGRLRERGVTIILTTHYIEEAEEMADRIGVINGGEIILVEEKARLMQRLGRTGVTIGLKQPLAALPAGFETWQPSLSEDGLTASFTISGEQADGEDGAAALVKRFAAAGIDFRTIDVSRSSLEDIFIDLLGQRP, from the coding sequence GTGGAGTCGATCCTCACTGTTTCCGGCGTCGAGAAAGTCTACGACAACGGCTACCGAGCGCTGAAGCCGATCGATCTCGATATCCGGAAGGGTGAGATCTTTGCGCTGCTCGGACCGAACGGCGCGGGCAAGACCACCCTGATCGGTATCGTGTGCGGTCTGGTGCGGCCAACCGCGGGCACGGTGATCGCCGACGGCCACGACATCGCCGCGGACTACCGGGCGGCGCGGGCCAAGATCGGCCTGGTGCCGCAAGAACTCGCCACCGCGATGTTCGAGACGGTGTGGGCGACGCTGTCGTTCAGCCGCGGCCTGTTCGGCAAGGCGCCGAACCCCGCCTATCTCGAACAGGTGCTGCGCGAACTGTCGCTCTGGGAAAAGAAGGACGCCAAGATCGCCACGCTTTCCGGCGGCATGAAGCGTCGGGTGCTGATCGCGAAGGCGCTCGCCCACGAGCCGCAGATCCTGTTCCTGGACGAGCCGACCGCCGGTGTCGACGTCGAGCTCAGGCGCGACATGTGGGCGATGGTCGGCCGGCTGCGCGAGCGTGGCGTCACCATCATCCTGACGACGCACTATATCGAGGAAGCCGAGGAGATGGCCGACCGCATCGGCGTCATCAACGGTGGCGAGATCATCCTGGTGGAGGAAAAGGCCCGCCTGATGCAGCGGCTCGGCCGCACGGGGGTCACCATCGGGCTGAAGCAGCCGCTCGCCGCCCTGCCCGCCGGGTTCGAGACGTGGCAGCCGTCGCTGTCCGAGGACGGCCTGACGGCGAGCTTCACCATCAGCGGCGAGCAGGCCGACGGCGAGGACGGCGCCGCCGCCCTCGTGAAGCGTTTCGCCGCCGCCGGCATCGACTTCCGGACGATCGACGTCTCTCGGTCGTCGCTCGAAGACATCTTCATCGACCTTCTGGGACAGCGGCCATGA
- a CDS encoding DUF779 domain-containing protein — protein sequence MTDQPNEATGDAAETPPRVLATDAALELIGELKAKYGPILFHQSGGCCDGSSPMCYPQSDFIVGDRDVKLGEVGGVPVYISASQFEAWRHTQLLIDVVPGRGGMFSLENGTEKRFLTRSRAFSGEELCTLDSRIPIRAA from the coding sequence ATGACCGACCAACCGAACGAGGCCACCGGCGACGCTGCCGAGACCCCTCCGCGTGTGCTCGCCACGGATGCGGCGCTGGAACTCATCGGTGAACTCAAGGCGAAGTACGGGCCGATCCTGTTCCACCAGTCCGGCGGCTGCTGCGACGGCTCTTCGCCGATGTGCTACCCGCAGAGCGACTTCATCGTCGGCGATCGCGACGTGAAGCTCGGCGAGGTCGGCGGCGTGCCGGTCTATATCAGCGCCTCGCAGTTCGAAGCCTGGCGGCATACCCAGCTGTTGATCGACGTCGTTCCCGGGCGCGGCGGCATGTTCTCGCTCGAGAACGGAACCGAGAAGCGGTTCCTGACGCGCTCCCGCGCCTTCTCGGGCGAGGAACTCTGCACGCTCGACAGCCGCATCCCGATCCGCGCCGCCTGA
- the adhP gene encoding alcohol dehydrogenase AdhP, with the protein MAKTMKAAVVRAFGQPLAIEEVAVPEPGAGQIQVRIHASGVCHTDLHAAEGDWPVKPNPPFIPGHEGVGYVSAVGAGVKHVKEGDRVGVPWLYTACGHCTHCLGGWETLCEEQQNTGYSVNGGFADYVIADPNFVGHLPANADFVEIAPVLCAGVTVYKGLKVTDTKPGDWVVISGIGGLGHMAVQYARAMGLNVAAVDISNDKLALASRLGAAITVNAAETDPAAFLKKEIGGAHGVLVTAVSPKAFEQALGMVRRGGTVSLNGLPPGSFPLPIFDMVLNGITVRGSIVGTRLDLQEALDFAGAGKVRATVATARLEDINDVFARMHAGKIDGRIVLDMAA; encoded by the coding sequence ATGGCAAAAACGATGAAGGCCGCCGTCGTCCGCGCGTTCGGCCAGCCGCTCGCAATCGAGGAAGTCGCGGTTCCGGAGCCGGGTGCCGGACAGATCCAGGTCCGCATCCATGCCTCCGGCGTCTGCCACACCGATCTTCACGCCGCCGAAGGCGACTGGCCGGTCAAGCCGAACCCGCCCTTCATTCCCGGCCACGAGGGCGTCGGCTACGTCTCCGCCGTCGGCGCGGGGGTGAAGCACGTCAAGGAAGGCGACCGCGTCGGCGTGCCCTGGCTCTACACCGCCTGCGGACATTGTACCCACTGCCTCGGCGGCTGGGAAACCCTGTGCGAGGAGCAGCAGAACACCGGCTATTCCGTGAACGGCGGCTTCGCGGACTATGTGATCGCCGATCCGAACTTCGTCGGCCACCTTCCGGCCAATGCCGATTTCGTCGAGATCGCCCCGGTGCTGTGCGCCGGCGTCACCGTCTACAAGGGCCTCAAGGTGACGGACACCAAGCCCGGCGACTGGGTGGTGATCTCCGGCATCGGCGGGCTCGGACACATGGCCGTGCAATATGCCCGCGCGATGGGCCTTAACGTGGCCGCCGTCGACATTTCCAACGACAAGCTGGCGCTCGCCAGCCGACTCGGCGCGGCTATCACGGTCAATGCGGCCGAGACCGACCCGGCCGCGTTCCTCAAGAAGGAAATCGGCGGCGCCCACGGCGTTCTCGTCACCGCGGTCTCGCCGAAGGCGTTCGAACAGGCGCTCGGCATGGTGCGCCGTGGCGGCACGGTCTCGCTGAACGGCCTGCCGCCCGGATCCTTCCCGCTGCCGATCTTCGACATGGTGCTGAACGGCATCACCGTGCGCGGATCCATCGTCGGCACCCGGCTCGACCTTCAGGAGGCGCTCGACTTCGCCGGCGCCGGCAAGGTGCGGGCGACGGTCGCCACCGCACGACTGGAGGACATCAACGACGTTTTCGCCCGGATGCACGCCGGCAAGATCGACGGCCGCATCGTGCTCGACATGGCGGCCTGA